One genomic window of Candidatus Pseudobacter hemicellulosilyticus includes the following:
- a CDS encoding TonB-dependent receptor, with product MKRFLCKGKERIQKQWRSGISFLIAIACMALSAYGQKVAQQKITVVFQQQSLVGCLEKITAQTGNRFYYEGNELKQNTKKHTATYSNQPLSAILTALLAETGFDWQEVNQKIVIKKTAAHNQKKEAPVVTPAPKRDPGKITGKIIDEENGDPVEGATIRIGNKGTTSGMAGSFSISLPKGNYTAIVSYVGYGTKEVNEIEVKDNETFTLTITLKREKGQLANVVVKASAKKEGVAALYTAQKNRVSISDGISAEQIAHTPDNNMGQVLKRVSGVNTIDNRYVVVRGLTERYNQAMLDGIIIPSTDMNRRNFSFDIVPTELISNVVVNKTATPDNSAEFAGGQVTVNTLDIPVENFNSVTLGGGYNSRSTGKEVIQLGGRANSDYFGFDDGRRKFPNNIQSWQQGNDPIPDYALEQSRRFNSEQLKVVRSKAAPNQNYRVSLGRVYYAENDTKFGFVGGVTYRNVQETSNFLTLRNSGYIGNPTSNLLIDSTNIRGTGNQHRFATTLGGVLNLGVEGKRYKISLKNYYSRLFSEVSQPATRVDQDGDRRFVEYLDVPEITAVLQNKLDGEHSLNSKGLKLAWTGAITTINQDILDLRRLSYGKTASVGGKDYFESPTLSPWSTSDGDYDYRMSTHLKETDLNWGTSLVLPFTFLKDKSLLKIGYAGWHKQRSLGANKLRIVKPDQDTKVAGWYENILAPGRMGLTGDSAFYYADNSSNGDQYNGKAKYHSGYLMLDQRFKKFRLVYGIRAENFNMANAQEQFLRTPDNLFGSNSKVDPYITGEKNWRFLPSANLTYSLTSKMNLRAAYATTMVRPDFREASYFQLYDVFLDAYISGWNVVSTRIDNYDLRYEWYPSAGEIISVSGFYKKFDKPLELQAMNVTGGAGKTRYLRFQNQKDATSYGVEMEFRKNLGFIADKNWLTNIIFFGNGTITKSEVTAIDYSVITPDAGQSFLLVEKVVPGVKRPLYGQSPWIVNAGVEYLSKYAGATLSYNRSGYRSYVVATRPDFIEFENGRNMLDLQLSARVLKLRGEIKLNVSNLLDEAIIFYQNTDGYRVDVLSDGAWAFERKNGTDAYEKSKGDQQTYRIKNGRTASITFTYKF from the coding sequence ATGAAAAGGTTTTTATGCAAGGGCAAAGAACGGATACAAAAACAGTGGAGGTCAGGAATTAGCTTCCTGATAGCGATCGCCTGTATGGCTTTGTCCGCCTATGGTCAGAAAGTAGCACAACAAAAGATCACAGTAGTTTTCCAGCAGCAAAGCCTGGTGGGCTGTCTGGAAAAGATCACCGCTCAAACAGGTAACCGTTTTTATTATGAAGGCAACGAACTTAAACAAAATACTAAAAAGCATACAGCTACTTATAGTAACCAACCCTTATCCGCCATATTAACGGCATTATTAGCAGAGACCGGGTTTGACTGGCAAGAAGTTAATCAAAAGATCGTCATTAAAAAGACGGCTGCACATAATCAGAAAAAGGAAGCACCAGTAGTTACTCCCGCCCCCAAAAGAGATCCTGGCAAAATAACCGGTAAGATCATTGATGAAGAAAACGGGGATCCCGTAGAAGGGGCCACTATTCGTATTGGCAACAAAGGCACTACATCCGGCATGGCTGGCTCTTTCAGTATTTCCTTACCAAAAGGTAATTATACCGCAATTGTGAGTTATGTTGGGTATGGTACTAAAGAAGTAAATGAGATTGAGGTAAAAGACAATGAAACGTTTACCCTTACTATTACGTTGAAAAGAGAAAAAGGACAGCTGGCAAATGTAGTGGTAAAAGCATCTGCTAAAAAAGAAGGCGTGGCAGCACTGTACACCGCTCAAAAGAACAGGGTTTCCATTTCGGATGGTATAAGTGCAGAACAAATTGCCCATACACCCGATAACAATATGGGGCAGGTGCTTAAAAGGGTAAGTGGTGTAAATACTATTGACAACAGGTATGTGGTGGTAAGGGGTCTTACAGAACGCTATAACCAGGCAATGTTAGACGGCATTATTATACCCAGTACCGATATGAACCGCCGAAACTTTTCCTTTGATATTGTACCTACAGAACTGATAAGTAATGTAGTGGTAAATAAAACGGCTACGCCAGATAATTCTGCTGAATTTGCCGGCGGACAGGTAACGGTAAATACCCTGGACATTCCTGTTGAAAATTTCAATTCAGTAACGCTGGGCGGTGGCTACAACAGCAGAAGCACGGGCAAAGAAGTTATACAGCTGGGAGGCCGTGCCAACTCTGATTATTTTGGTTTTGATGATGGACGGAGAAAATTTCCCAATAATATACAGTCCTGGCAGCAGGGCAACGATCCTATACCGGATTATGCACTGGAGCAAAGCCGAAGGTTTAATAGTGAACAATTGAAAGTTGTTCGCAGTAAGGCAGCGCCCAACCAAAACTACCGTGTTTCTCTGGGAAGGGTATATTATGCAGAAAACGATACAAAATTTGGATTTGTAGGTGGTGTTACCTACCGAAACGTACAGGAAACAAGCAACTTTCTTACCCTTAGGAATTCTGGCTATATAGGCAATCCAACAAGTAATCTCCTTATAGATAGTACTAACATACGGGGCACGGGAAACCAGCACCGTTTTGCAACCACCCTGGGTGGGGTGCTTAACTTAGGCGTTGAAGGAAAGCGCTACAAAATTTCCCTTAAAAATTATTATTCCCGACTGTTTAGTGAGGTGTCGCAGCCCGCTACACGAGTTGACCAGGACGGTGACCGCCGTTTTGTTGAGTATCTGGACGTACCGGAAATTACAGCCGTACTGCAAAATAAACTGGATGGAGAACACTCACTAAACAGTAAAGGGCTTAAGCTCGCCTGGACGGGTGCCATAACCACCATCAACCAGGATATATTGGATCTCAGGAGGCTTTCTTATGGAAAAACCGCAAGTGTTGGAGGTAAAGATTATTTTGAAAGCCCTACTTTATCGCCATGGAGTACCAGCGATGGTGACTATGATTATCGCATGAGTACCCACCTGAAGGAAACAGACCTTAACTGGGGAACCAGCCTTGTACTGCCATTTACATTTTTGAAAGATAAAAGTCTTCTGAAAATTGGCTATGCCGGCTGGCACAAGCAACGAAGTTTAGGTGCTAACAAGCTACGTATTGTAAAGCCGGACCAGGACACGAAAGTTGCCGGATGGTATGAAAATATTTTAGCGCCCGGACGTATGGGGCTTACCGGTGACTCGGCCTTTTATTATGCCGACAATTCTTCCAATGGAGATCAATACAATGGCAAGGCAAAATACCATTCTGGTTATCTCATGCTCGATCAACGGTTTAAAAAATTCCGGCTGGTATATGGTATAAGAGCCGAGAATTTTAATATGGCCAATGCCCAGGAACAGTTTTTGCGTACCCCCGACAATCTATTTGGTTCCAACAGCAAAGTGGATCCTTACATAACCGGCGAAAAAAACTGGCGCTTTTTACCATCTGCTAATTTAACTTATTCCCTTACCAGCAAAATGAACCTCCGTGCCGCTTATGCCACCACCATGGTACGGCCCGATTTCAGGGAAGCTTCGTATTTCCAGCTATATGATGTGTTTTTAGATGCCTATATAAGTGGATGGAATGTGGTAAGCACCAGGATTGACAATTACGATCTTCGGTACGAGTGGTACCCATCTGCAGGGGAAATCATTTCAGTATCGGGTTTTTACAAAAAATTTGATAAGCCATTAGAGTTGCAGGCCATGAATGTAACAGGTGGTGCAGGTAAAACAAGGTATCTGCGTTTTCAGAACCAAAAGGATGCTACCAGTTACGGTGTGGAAATGGAGTTTCGTAAAAATTTAGGGTTTATAGCCGATAAGAACTGGCTGACGAATATTATCTTTTTTGGAAATGGTACAATTACAAAGTCAGAGGTGACGGCTATTGACTATTCAGTAATAACTCCTGATGCAGGCCAGTCCTTTCTTTTGGTAGAAAAAGTAGTGCCCGGCGTTAAACGCCCATTGTATGGCCAGTCGCCATGGATTGTTAATGCCGGCGTAGAATATCTTTCAAAATATGCAGGAGCCACCCTCTCTTACAACCGCTCCGGATACCGGTCTTACGTGGTGGCTACACGCCCCGATTTTATAGAGTTTGAAAATGGCCGGAATATGCTGGACCTGCAATTGAGCGCAAGGGTTTTAAAGCTAAGAGGCGAAATAAAGCTCAATGTAAGCAACCTGCTGGATGAGGCAATTATTTTCTATCAGAATACAGACGGATACAGAGTAGACGTATTATCCGATGGCGCCTGGGCATTTGAACGTAAGAATGGCACAGATGCCTACGAAAAAAGCAAAGGCGACCAGCAAACGTATCGCATCAAAAACGGCCGTACCGCCAGCATTACTTTTACTTATAAATTTTAA